A region of Pseudomonas putida DNA encodes the following proteins:
- a CDS encoding aspartate aminotransferase family protein, whose product MSVEQAPVQRADFDQVMVPNYSPAAFIPVRGEGSRVWDQSGRELIDFAGGIAVNALGHCHPALVKALTEQANTLWHVSNVFTNEPALRLAHKLVDATFADRAFFCNSGAEANEAAFKLARRVAHDRFGPEKHEIIATVNSFHGRTLFTVSVGGQPKYSDGFGPKITGISHVPYNDLDALKAQISDKTCAVVIEPIQGESGVVPADQAYLEGARKLCDEHNALLIFDEVQTGVGRTGSLYAYQHYGVTPDILTSAKSLGGGFPIGAMLTTTELAKHLAVGTHGTTYGGNPLGCAVACAVLDVINTPETLAGIKAKHTRFKTRLEQIGQQYGLFTQVRGVGLLIGCVLTEAWQGKAKDVLNAAEKEGVMVLQAGPDVVRFAPSLVVEDADIDEGLVRFERAVAKLTQG is encoded by the coding sequence TTTTGACCAGGTCATGGTTCCCAACTATTCGCCGGCGGCCTTCATTCCTGTGCGAGGCGAGGGCTCCCGCGTGTGGGACCAGTCGGGTCGCGAGCTGATCGACTTCGCTGGCGGTATTGCCGTCAACGCCCTGGGTCACTGCCACCCGGCACTGGTCAAGGCGCTGACCGAGCAAGCCAACACGCTCTGGCACGTGTCCAACGTCTTCACCAACGAGCCGGCCCTGCGCCTGGCCCACAAACTGGTAGACGCCACCTTTGCCGACCGTGCCTTCTTCTGTAACTCCGGTGCTGAAGCCAACGAGGCCGCCTTCAAGCTGGCCCGTCGGGTTGCCCATGACCGCTTCGGCCCTGAAAAGCACGAAATCATCGCCACTGTGAACAGCTTCCACGGGCGTACCCTGTTCACCGTCAGCGTCGGTGGCCAGCCGAAGTACTCCGACGGCTTCGGGCCGAAGATCACCGGCATCAGCCATGTTCCGTACAACGACCTGGACGCGCTCAAGGCACAGATTTCCGACAAGACCTGCGCCGTGGTGATCGAGCCGATCCAGGGCGAGAGCGGCGTAGTCCCGGCCGACCAGGCGTACCTGGAAGGCGCGCGCAAGCTGTGCGATGAGCACAATGCCCTGCTGATCTTCGACGAAGTGCAGACCGGCGTTGGCCGTACCGGTTCGTTGTACGCCTACCAGCACTACGGTGTTACGCCCGACATCCTGACCAGCGCCAAGAGCCTGGGCGGCGGCTTCCCCATCGGCGCCATGCTGACCACCACCGAACTGGCCAAGCACCTGGCCGTCGGTACCCACGGCACCACCTATGGCGGTAACCCGCTGGGCTGCGCCGTTGCCTGCGCCGTGCTGGACGTGATCAACACCCCAGAAACCCTGGCCGGCATCAAGGCCAAGCACACGCGCTTCAAAACCCGTCTGGAGCAGATCGGCCAGCAATACGGCCTGTTCACCCAGGTACGTGGCGTCGGCCTGCTGATCGGTTGCGTGTTAACCGAAGCCTGGCAGGGCAAGGCCAAGGACGTGCTCAATGCCGCCGAAAAAGAAGGTGTGATGGTGCTGCAGGCCGGCCCGGACGTGGTGCGTTTTGCGCCTAGCCTGGTGGTTGAAGACGCCGACATCGATGAAGGCCTGGTCCGCTTCGAGCGCGCTGTGGCCAAACTGACCCAAGGCTGA
- the aruF gene encoding arginine/ornithine succinyltransferase subunit alpha, with amino-acid sequence MLVMRPAQMADLNEVQRMAADSPIGVTSLPDDTARLGDKIAASETSFAAEVSFNGEESYFFVLEDSDTGKLAGCSAIVASAGYSEPFYSFRNETFVHASRELKIHNKIHVLSLCHDLTGNSLLTSFYVLPELVGSGWAELNSRGRLLFMASHPERFADSVVTEIVGYSDDQGESPFWDAIGRNFFDLNYADAERLCGLKSRTFLAELMPHYPIYVPLLPDEAQEAMGQVHPRAQITFDILMREGFETEHYIDIFDGGPTLHARASGIRSIAQSRVVPVKLEDAPVKGGRPYLVCNGQLQDYRAVLLELDWVPGKPVSLGRGAADALGVGDGASVRLVAV; translated from the coding sequence ATGCTGGTGATGCGCCCCGCGCAAATGGCTGACCTGAACGAAGTGCAGCGCATGGCTGCCGACAGCCCCATTGGTGTCACCTCGCTGCCGGACGATACAGCCCGTCTGGGCGACAAGATCGCCGCGTCCGAAACCTCCTTCGCCGCCGAGGTCAGCTTCAACGGCGAGGAAAGCTACTTCTTCGTGCTCGAAGACAGCGACACCGGCAAGCTTGCCGGCTGCTCGGCCATCGTCGCTTCGGCCGGCTACTCCGAGCCGTTTTACAGTTTTCGTAACGAGACCTTCGTGCACGCCTCGCGCGAGCTGAAGATCCACAACAAGATCCACGTCCTGTCGCTGTGCCATGACCTGACCGGCAACAGCCTGCTGACCAGCTTCTATGTACTGCCCGAATTGGTCGGCAGCGGCTGGGCCGAGCTCAACTCACGCGGCCGCCTGCTGTTCATGGCCTCGCACCCGGAGCGCTTCGCCGACTCGGTGGTGACCGAAATAGTGGGCTACAGCGATGATCAGGGCGAATCGCCGTTCTGGGATGCCATAGGCCGCAACTTCTTCGACCTCAACTACGCCGATGCCGAACGCCTGTGCGGGTTGAAGAGCCGCACGTTCCTGGCCGAACTGATGCCGCACTACCCGATCTATGTGCCGCTGCTGCCCGACGAGGCGCAGGAGGCCATGGGCCAGGTCCACCCACGGGCGCAGATCACCTTCGACATCCTGATGCGTGAAGGCTTCGAGACCGAGCACTACATCGACATCTTCGACGGTGGGCCGACATTGCACGCGCGGGCTTCGGGCATTCGTTCGATTGCCCAGAGCCGTGTGGTACCGGTCAAGCTGGAGGATGCTCCGGTCAAGGGCGGGCGCCCGTACCTGGTGTGCAACGGCCAGTTGCAGGACTACCGCGCGGTGTTGCTGGAGCTTGACTGGGTGCCAGGCAAGCCGGTCAGCCTGGGGCGCGGCGCGGCCGACGCCCTGGGTGTCGGTGACGGTGCAAGTGTGCGTCTGGTTGCCGTCTAA